In Salisediminibacterium beveridgei, one DNA window encodes the following:
- a CDS encoding nucleoside-diphosphate sugar epimerase/dehydratase: protein MSQSKRKVFLGLVDSIIVLSAIFISYYLVVTNTDRLPEAILASSVVLLISHHIFAHFFNLYNRIWEYASVGELTAIIKAVSLSVIPVYMMQMMVFDVTYNRAMLVTWMLHILLIGGSRFSWRIFRDEFIQQSDMKQKRTLIIGAGKAGSMVARQLQQSEMSELKPVSFVDDDPQKINLEIMGIPVLGKIDSLHQIVNDYMIEHIVIAIPSLPRAELNGIFLTCATTKVRTQIMPAVEDIMSGKVSVMQMRDVQVEDLLGRDPVELDNQSIGKKLTGRRVMITGAGGSIGSEVCRQVSLFHPDTVILLGHGENSIYAIDMELRNQFGHITYEAVIADVQDEERINDVISTYSPDVIYHAAAHKHVPLMEKNPHEAIKNNVMGTLNVSKAADRHGVSSFVMVSTDKAVKPTSVMGATKRIAEMVVQHMDTVSDTKFVAVRFGNVLGSRGSVIPLFKQQIENGGPVTVTHPEMTRYFMTIPEASRLVVQAGAIADGGETFVLDMGKPVKIVDLAKNLIRLSGFTEDEIEIRYTGMRPGEKLFEELLGEDEVHGEQIYPMIYRGKTPPVNIQVINELIEEFDAMSTQKLRVSVLDIAHFRTKQLRAVGSK from the coding sequence ATGTCTCAATCAAAAAGAAAAGTGTTTCTGGGGCTGGTGGATTCAATCATTGTGTTATCGGCGATTTTCATCAGCTATTATCTCGTTGTGACGAATACAGACCGGCTGCCAGAAGCCATCCTGGCAAGCTCGGTTGTTCTGTTAATCAGTCATCATATCTTTGCCCATTTCTTCAATTTGTATAATCGCATTTGGGAGTACGCCAGTGTAGGTGAGCTGACTGCGATTATCAAGGCAGTTTCTTTGTCCGTCATTCCTGTCTATATGATGCAGATGATGGTGTTCGATGTGACGTATAACCGGGCGATGCTTGTCACATGGATGCTGCATATCTTGTTGATCGGAGGATCACGCTTTTCCTGGCGGATCTTCAGAGATGAATTCATTCAACAATCCGACATGAAACAGAAAAGAACTTTGATCATTGGCGCCGGGAAAGCGGGCAGTATGGTCGCAAGACAACTCCAGCAAAGTGAAATGTCTGAATTAAAACCTGTGTCCTTCGTGGATGATGATCCGCAAAAAATTAATCTTGAGATCATGGGTATTCCGGTCCTAGGTAAAATTGACTCCCTGCATCAGATCGTCAATGATTATATGATTGAGCATATTGTAATCGCAATACCGTCTTTGCCCCGGGCAGAGTTAAACGGGATCTTTCTGACATGTGCAACGACGAAAGTCAGGACACAAATTATGCCTGCCGTGGAGGATATCATGTCCGGGAAAGTATCGGTCATGCAGATGCGGGATGTTCAGGTGGAGGACTTACTTGGACGGGATCCGGTGGAACTGGATAACCAAAGTATAGGGAAAAAACTTACAGGAAGACGGGTCATGATTACCGGGGCTGGGGGATCCATCGGGTCCGAAGTCTGCCGCCAGGTCAGTTTGTTTCACCCGGATACGGTGATCTTACTTGGACATGGGGAGAACAGCATCTACGCCATCGATATGGAGTTACGCAATCAATTTGGACACATTACATATGAAGCGGTTATCGCAGATGTGCAGGATGAAGAACGCATCAATGACGTCATATCGACTTATTCCCCTGACGTGATCTATCATGCCGCAGCACATAAACATGTTCCGCTAATGGAGAAGAATCCGCATGAGGCGATCAAAAATAATGTCATGGGAACCTTGAATGTATCCAAGGCCGCCGACCGTCACGGTGTATCATCGTTTGTCATGGTGTCCACGGATAAAGCCGTCAAGCCAACGAGCGTGATGGGCGCTACGAAACGGATTGCCGAAATGGTCGTGCAGCATATGGATACCGTCAGTGACACTAAATTCGTAGCGGTTCGGTTTGGTAATGTGCTGGGCAGCCGAGGCAGCGTCATTCCCCTGTTTAAACAACAGATCGAAAATGGTGGTCCGGTGACCGTGACCCACCCGGAGATGACCCGATATTTTATGACGATACCGGAAGCGTCGAGGCTGGTGGTTCAGGCTGGGGCGATTGCTGATGGCGGCGAGACCTTTGTTTTGGATATGGGAAAACCCGTAAAGATAGTCGATCTGGCCAAAAACCTGATCCGGTTATCCGGATTCACCGAAGATGAAATCGAAATCCGTTATACGGGTATGCGACCTGGTGAGAAACTCTTTGAGGAACTTCTAGGAGAAGATGAAGTACACGGGGAACAGATCTATCCGATGATTTACAGAGGAAAGACGCCCCCTGTGAATATTCAGGTGATCAATGAATTAATCGAAGAATTTGATGCAATGTCTACCCAAAAGCTGCGGGTAAGTGTGTTGGACATTGCCCACTTTCGTACGAAACAATTGAGAGCGGTCGGTTCTAAATAA